From Pseudoleptotrichia goodfellowii, a single genomic window includes:
- a CDS encoding glycosyltransferase, giving the protein MEKIPKKLHYVWIGNGEKPEVFYKCLKSWQEKMPDYEIVEINENNFDLNFHLEKNRFLRECYNRKLWAYVADYARVHYLYETGGIYMDIDMEIVKDFSELTGNDKIDFFTGFESDDGIGMGLFGVSPQSKFLKEIMDFYEDEIWKSSLFTIPQVTKHILKSKFSYDLSKKEVKDDKNGIYIYPKESFYPFLPHEKFSESMITDKTYAIHWWNHSWKGSKPFLFLKTKHLKGIKKYLKKLGIYFQIIRDDLRNMK; this is encoded by the coding sequence ATGGAAAAAATACCGAAAAAACTTCATTATGTATGGATAGGTAACGGAGAAAAACCGGAAGTTTTTTATAAATGTCTTAAGTCGTGGCAAGAAAAGATGCCTGATTATGAAATAGTCGAAATAAATGAGAATAATTTTGATTTGAATTTTCATTTGGAGAAAAACCGATTTTTAAGGGAATGCTATAATAGGAAATTGTGGGCGTATGTAGCTGATTATGCAAGGGTGCATTATTTGTATGAAACAGGCGGAATATATATGGACATTGATATGGAAATCGTAAAAGATTTTTCGGAATTAACGGGAAATGATAAAATAGACTTTTTTACCGGATTTGAAAGTGATGACGGAATAGGAATGGGACTTTTCGGAGTTTCACCTCAAAGTAAATTTTTAAAAGAGATAATGGATTTTTATGAAGATGAAATATGGAAAAGCTCTTTATTTACAATACCTCAAGTTACAAAGCACATATTAAAATCCAAATTTTCATATGATTTATCGAAAAAAGAAGTAAAAGACGATAAGAACGGGATATATATTTATCCTAAAGAAAGTTTTTATCCGTTTTTACCTCATGAAAAGTTCAGTGAAAGCATGATAACAGATAAAACATATGCTATACACTGGTGGAATCACTCGTGGAAAGGAAGCAAACCTTTTTTGTTTTTAAAAACAAAACATTTAAAAGGGATAAAAAAATATCTGAAAAAGTTGGGGATATATTTTCAGATAATAAGAGATGATTTGAGAAATATGAAATAA
- a CDS encoding glycosyltransferase has protein sequence MKEVSLVITSCGRFDLLERTLDSFFEKNTYPIKKVIITEDSTEGNKLKKLVSKYKNQNFDLIINETRLGQLKCIDKAYKKVDTEYVFHCEDDWLFLKEGFIEKSLEVIEDNPKIAIVGLRPREDCTEIPLCDEPYFSKSGVEFFEIRDHVFTYNPGLRRKDVCDLFGSHEKLEGTLWEDELCKFYKERGYRMVSFAERYVEHIGNKRHVHFSKRGKNSVLDFKIDRMIKKIRYNLLKMFGKIK, from the coding sequence ATGAAAGAAGTTAGTCTGGTAATTACAAGTTGTGGAAGATTTGATTTACTTGAAAGAACATTGGACAGTTTTTTTGAAAAAAATACTTATCCGATAAAAAAAGTAATAATAACCGAAGACAGCACCGAAGGAAATAAATTGAAAAAACTGGTTTCAAAATATAAAAATCAAAATTTTGATCTTATAATAAATGAAACAAGACTGGGGCAGTTGAAATGTATAGACAAAGCATATAAAAAAGTAGATACGGAATATGTGTTTCATTGTGAGGATGACTGGCTGTTTTTAAAAGAAGGATTTATAGAAAAGTCTCTCGAAGTAATAGAAGACAATCCTAAAATAGCCATAGTGGGACTTAGACCGAGAGAAGACTGTACGGAGATACCTCTTTGCGATGAACCTTATTTTTCCAAGAGCGGAGTGGAATTTTTTGAAATAAGAGATCATGTTTTCACATATAATCCGGGGCTTAGAAGAAAAGATGTGTGTGATTTGTTCGGTTCTCATGAAAAACTCGAGGGGACACTTTGGGAAGATGAACTTTGTAAATTTTATAAAGAAAGAGGATACAGAATGGTATCTTTTGCAGAACGTTATGTAGAACATATAGGAAATAAAAGACATGTTCATTTCAGCAAAAGAGGAAAAAACAGCGTTTTGGATTTTAAAATTGACAGAATGATAAAAAAAATAAGATATAATTTATTAAAAATGTTCGGGAAAATAAAATAA
- a CDS encoding glycosyltransferase family 2 protein, with amino-acid sequence MKLSVGIITFNEENRIGKTLDSVSDIADEIIIVDSESTDRTADIAESKGAKVFVEKWKGYGPQKNSVLEKCNGEWILLIDADEVISKQLKEKIKSIINDTAGKISDIYKIKLRNICFGKEIKHGGWDDYVIRLWKRGKVKISDREVHEQYMTDGHKVEKINELIIHYTYDNIEQFLEKLNRYTSQSAEQYIKEHKKAGILKIYFKMLYRFIKMYILQLGFLDGYEGYLLAKYSSVYTMTKYTKLREKYFQNLGNNTSLIVTTYNWPKALEVCMESVLRQTVIPKEIIIADDGSKQETADLIKKMQKSNPNIKIIHSWQEDKGFRLSMSRNKAISKATGEYIIIIDGDLLLERHFIQDHIENKEKGYFIQGSRVIMSEDKSKEIFKGKLPEIPFALTEKGFKNKANMIRNTLLSKMFVKKDKKLSGIRGCNMSFFKEDLVKVNGFEEEIQGWGREDSEIAVRLFNNGIGKKRLKFKALTYHIYHNENDRSKLKENDEFLEKVIKSGKKRAGKGLDSHERS; translated from the coding sequence ATGAAATTGTCAGTAGGGATAATAACATTCAACGAAGAAAACAGGATAGGAAAAACACTGGATTCAGTCAGCGATATAGCCGATGAAATAATAATCGTGGACAGTGAAAGTACAGACAGAACAGCTGATATTGCAGAAAGTAAAGGGGCAAAAGTTTTTGTCGAAAAATGGAAAGGCTACGGACCTCAAAAAAATTCAGTGTTGGAAAAGTGCAACGGAGAATGGATATTATTAATAGATGCCGATGAAGTAATATCAAAACAGTTAAAAGAAAAGATAAAATCAATAATAAATGATACTGCAGGAAAAATTTCGGACATATATAAAATAAAGCTGAGAAATATCTGTTTCGGAAAAGAAATTAAGCACGGCGGCTGGGATGATTATGTAATAAGACTTTGGAAAAGAGGTAAAGTAAAAATAAGTGACAGAGAAGTACACGAGCAGTATATGACCGACGGGCATAAAGTCGAAAAAATAAATGAACTTATTATACATTACACTTATGATAATATAGAGCAGTTTCTGGAAAAGCTGAACAGATATACTTCCCAAAGTGCCGAGCAGTATATAAAAGAACATAAAAAAGCCGGGATTTTAAAAATATATTTTAAAATGCTGTACAGATTTATAAAAATGTATATATTGCAATTAGGTTTTTTAGACGGTTACGAAGGATATTTGCTGGCAAAGTACAGTTCCGTTTATACAATGACAAAATACACAAAACTGAGAGAAAAGTATTTTCAGAATTTGGGAAATAATACTTCGCTGATTGTAACGACATACAACTGGCCCAAAGCTTTGGAGGTGTGTATGGAAAGTGTTTTAAGACAGACAGTAATCCCGAAAGAAATAATAATAGCCGATGACGGGTCCAAACAGGAAACGGCAGATTTGATAAAAAAAATGCAGAAAAGCAATCCGAATATAAAAATAATTCATTCGTGGCAGGAAGACAAAGGATTCAGGCTTTCCATGTCAAGAAACAAAGCAATAAGTAAAGCAACCGGAGAATATATAATAATTATAGACGGAGATTTACTGCTTGAACGGCATTTTATTCAGGATCACATTGAAAATAAGGAAAAAGGATATTTTATCCAAGGGTCGAGAGTAATAATGTCCGAAGATAAATCAAAAGAAATATTTAAAGGGAAATTGCCTGAAATCCCATTTGCATTAACAGAGAAAGGATTTAAAAATAAAGCAAATATGATAAGAAACACTTTACTTTCAAAAATGTTTGTGAAAAAAGATAAAAAGCTGAGCGGTATAAGAGGATGCAATATGTCATTTTTCAAAGAAGATTTGGTAAAAGTAAACGGATTTGAGGAAGAAATACAGGGCTGGGGAAGAGAGGACAGCGAAATAGCAGTAAGACTTTTTAACAACGGTATAGGTAAAAAAAGACTCAAATTTAAAGCTTTGACTTATCATATATATCATAATGAAAATGACAGAAGTAAACTTAAAGAAAATGATGAATTTTTGGAAAAAGTCATAAAGAGCGGTAAAAAAAGAGCCGGGAAAGGATTGGACAGTCATGAAAGAAGTTAG
- a CDS encoding glycosyltransferase — protein sequence MKEVSLVITSCGRFDLLKRTLDSFFEKNTYPIKEIIITEDSTEGKKLKKLIAEYETGENKPNFNLIINEVREGQLKCIDKAYNEVKTEYVFHCEDDWVFLKGGFIEKSLSLLEENPHLLLVGLRAKEDFREDFFKDKEYVAGNGETYYEVKDEIFTYNPGLRKKEVCDLFGSHERLKDQLYEMALSEFYKKKDYRTVYLKEKYVEHIGDKRHVHFRRKGENSILNFKMDRMIKKVRYTVLKLLGKVK from the coding sequence ATGAAGGAAGTTAGTCTGGTTATAACAAGTTGCGGAAGGTTTGACTTATTAAAAAGAACATTGGACAGTTTTTTTGAAAAAAATACATATCCGATAAAAGAGATAATAATAACCGAAGACAGCACCGAAGGAAAAAAACTTAAAAAACTGATTGCAGAATATGAAACAGGCGAAAATAAGCCGAATTTTAATTTGATAATTAATGAAGTAAGAGAAGGACAGCTGAAATGTATAGATAAAGCATATAATGAAGTAAAAACCGAATATGTATTTCATTGTGAAGATGACTGGGTGTTTTTGAAAGGCGGATTTATAGAAAAATCCTTAAGTCTGCTTGAAGAAAATCCGCATCTGCTTTTAGTAGGTTTAAGAGCCAAAGAAGATTTCAGAGAAGATTTTTTCAAGGATAAGGAATATGTCGCAGGAAACGGAGAAACTTATTATGAAGTTAAAGATGAGATTTTTACATATAATCCGGGACTTCGTAAAAAAGAAGTCTGCGATTTGTTCGGTTCTCACGAAAGATTAAAAGATCAGCTGTACGAAATGGCATTGTCCGAATTTTATAAAAAGAAAGACTACAGAACGGTTTATCTTAAAGAAAAATATGTAGAACATATAGGAGATAAAAGACATGTTCATTTCAGAAGAAAAGGAGAAAATTCTATCCTGAATTTTAAAATGGACAGAATGATAAAAAAAGTAAGATATACCGTGTTAAAGTTGTTAGGAAAAGTAAAATAG
- a CDS encoding FAD:protein FMN transferase, with the protein MEKLYKVQTRFLFHSNIKIKIPDEYEDNIFDELFSVLEKVNKNYNSYSQGSFIDRINKNAGNFVKVDDETIKMLEKIIYFSDILRGEYDITIMPLIRLWGFYKENPETVPDKKEIEKIKQLVNYKKIEIDKINNKVKIEAGQEIVTGSFIKSYAIDSLGKKMREKGITDAVINAGGSSILSINDKENQSLGIIVENPENEKEIEKDKNGYPVKITDRKYKGKDEYNDLFDIEISNEAYSTSNQINTYIEINGEKYGHIISPKTGYPSKNKQIGIITEDAFIGDIISTGLFNQTPEIFSEIIKELSKEMKIEGYLITFDGKIHYSEKFLNYVDI; encoded by the coding sequence ATGGAAAAGCTTTATAAAGTTCAGACAAGATTTCTTTTTCATTCAAATATAAAAATAAAAATACCCGACGAATACGAAGATAATATTTTTGATGAATTATTTTCAGTTTTGGAGAAAGTAAATAAAAACTATAATTCCTACTCACAAGGATCTTTTATTGACAGAATAAATAAAAATGCCGGAAATTTTGTGAAAGTAGATGATGAAACAATAAAAATGCTGGAAAAAATAATATATTTTTCTGATATATTAAGAGGAGAATACGATATTACAATAATGCCTCTCATAAGATTGTGGGGATTTTATAAAGAAAATCCTGAAACAGTTCCCGATAAAAAAGAAATTGAAAAAATAAAGCAGCTTGTAAATTATAAAAAAATAGAAATAGACAAAATTAATAATAAAGTAAAGATAGAAGCCGGTCAGGAAATAGTAACCGGCTCTTTTATCAAATCTTATGCGATAGACAGTCTGGGTAAAAAAATGCGGGAAAAAGGAATAACAGATGCTGTTATAAATGCAGGGGGGAGCAGCATTCTTTCAATAAACGACAAAGAAAATCAGTCCCTCGGAATTATAGTTGAAAATCCTGAAAATGAAAAAGAAATTGAAAAAGATAAAAACGGTTATCCTGTAAAAATAACCGATAGAAAATATAAAGGCAAAGATGAGTATAATGACTTGTTTGATATAGAAATCTCAAATGAGGCATATTCGACTTCCAATCAGATAAATACTTACATAGAGATAAACGGAGAAAAATACGGTCATATAATAAGCCCAAAAACAGGTTATCCGAGTAAAAACAAACAAATAGGAATTATAACGGAAGATGCTTTTATAGGAGATATAATTTCTACAGGGCTGTTTAATCAGACGCCTGAAATATTTTCCGAAATAATAAAAGAGTTATCAAAAGAAATGAAAATCGAAGGATATTTAATTACTTTCGACGGGAAAATACATTATTCGGAAAAATTTTTAAATTATGTGGATATTTAA
- a CDS encoding ABC transporter ATP-binding protein, whose product MKLLKNDDIETVKKLKKYLKKYYVIIIANILLAMVSSAVTVSPAGFIKRFIDKGIIGKNEKDILYAAGTMIMLAVVSGFLVYWNTVLAGKISSSIYKDIVDDIYVKVQSLDMEYFSRTKVGELMVKVLNDPANVNSFILDTFEFLKYFFTAIFYLLFAIYTDWKLTLGILVVAPILMVTVKRYSRRLKVAGKARQEATGTLNSKLQETLSGIRVIRAFATEKEEIRDFKRKSFELKKVVLKSVGYNAKSNSISEALNYIMMAVLLLFGGYRILRARSFTSGDFMAIVVAIGSMYTPVRRSANIFNSLSSNISSIGRIFEILDEEPEITDKPNCIKFEEFTKDISFVNVGFHYKDSDEKILKNINLIAKKGETVALVGNSGGGKSTLVNLIPRFFDVSEGELKIDGINIKDYQIMSLRKKIGIVPQETFLFGGTVFENIKYGNQDATTEEVIEAAKKANAHNFIENLEKGYETEIGERGVKLSGGQKQRISIARAILKNPKILILDEATSALDNESEQLVQDALEKLMKGKTTFVIAHRLSTIINSDKIVVVQHGEIKEIGTHDELIEKAGIYESLYKKSFKN is encoded by the coding sequence ATGAAGTTATTAAAGAATGACGATATAGAAACCGTAAAAAAGTTAAAAAAATATCTTAAAAAGTACTATGTTATTATTATAGCGAATATACTGCTCGCAATGGTATCTTCGGCGGTTACAGTATCGCCTGCAGGATTTATAAAGAGGTTTATTGATAAAGGGATAATAGGAAAAAATGAAAAAGATATACTTTATGCGGCTGGAACAATGATTATGTTAGCTGTAGTAAGCGGATTTTTAGTATATTGGAACACCGTGCTTGCAGGAAAAATATCATCTTCAATTTATAAAGATATAGTAGATGATATATATGTCAAAGTACAGTCACTGGATATGGAATATTTTTCAAGAACAAAAGTAGGAGAGTTAATGGTAAAGGTATTAAATGATCCTGCCAATGTAAATTCATTTATTTTAGATACTTTTGAATTTTTAAAGTATTTTTTTACGGCTATATTTTATTTATTATTTGCGATTTACACAGACTGGAAACTTACTTTAGGAATACTTGTTGTAGCTCCTATCTTAATGGTAACTGTAAAGAGATACTCAAGAAGACTGAAAGTCGCGGGAAAAGCAAGACAGGAAGCTACAGGGACATTAAATTCAAAATTACAGGAAACATTATCGGGAATTAGGGTTATAAGAGCTTTTGCAACAGAAAAAGAAGAAATAAGGGATTTTAAAAGAAAAAGTTTTGAACTGAAAAAAGTTGTATTAAAAAGCGTGGGATATAATGCCAAATCAAACTCAATTTCAGAAGCATTAAATTATATAATGATGGCAGTATTACTTTTATTCGGAGGATACAGAATATTACGGGCAAGAAGCTTTACATCGGGAGATTTTATGGCAATAGTAGTGGCTATAGGTTCAATGTATACTCCTGTAAGAAGAAGTGCAAATATTTTTAACTCTTTGAGCTCCAATATATCTTCAATAGGAAGAATATTTGAAATCCTTGATGAAGAGCCTGAAATAACTGATAAACCGAATTGTATCAAATTTGAAGAATTTACAAAAGATATTTCTTTTGTAAATGTAGGGTTTCATTATAAAGACAGCGATGAAAAAATTCTTAAAAATATAAATCTTATTGCCAAAAAGGGAGAAACAGTGGCCCTTGTAGGAAATTCCGGAGGAGGGAAATCTACATTGGTAAATCTTATACCGAGATTTTTCGATGTAAGTGAAGGGGAATTGAAAATTGACGGAATAAATATAAAAGATTATCAGATAATGAGTTTGAGAAAGAAAATAGGTATAGTTCCACAGGAAACTTTTTTATTCGGAGGAACTGTATTTGAAAATATAAAATACGGAAATCAGGATGCTACAACAGAAGAAGTAATAGAAGCAGCTAAAAAAGCCAATGCACATAATTTTATAGAAAATCTTGAAAAAGGCTATGAAACGGAAATAGGAGAAAGAGGAGTTAAACTGTCCGGTGGGCAGAAACAGAGAATCTCCATTGCAAGAGCAATACTTAAAAATCCTAAAATACTTATTTTAGATGAGGCGACAAGTGCCCTTGATAACGAATCCGAACAGCTTGTTCAGGATGCATTGGAAAAACTGATGAAAGGAAAAACTACGTTTGTTATCGCACACAGACTTTCTACAATAATTAACAGCGATAAAATAGTAGTAGTACAGCATGGAGAAATAAAAGAAATCGGAACACATGATGAATTAATAGAAAAAGCAGGTATTTATGAATCTCTTTATAAAAAAAGTTTTAAAAATTAA
- the rsxC gene encoding electron transport complex subunit RsxC — MKNIVNEKMKIDSMKHVTKKMNLAIMEDPEYFYVPLSQHIGQISSEIVKKGDYVKQYQKIGEIQGNVSAAVHSPISGVVEEIIENPVVNGNKVKTVKIRNDFKYNSENMEKRAMESLSEYTKREILDVIKESGIVGEGGAQFPTYVKYDIGDKVVDTFILNGSECEPYLTADYTIMNEWTEQFFDGIKIVEKLLNPKKTVIGIEEENRELVERFSEVSRKKNMTNIEICVLPTAYPQGSELQLIKTITGKEIKKGNLPVNYGVVVSNVGTVKSVYDAFIEGKPLIERVVTISGEKTEEKGNYLIKTGTPLGHIIEKINPEKDAKIIFGGPMMGEEVKDMNVPVIKGTSGILFLSGNIDNIERNNCISCGYCVDACPMGLMPMKFEEIYRKGKYKKLVKLNLDMCIECGACEYSCPSRVPLIKSIKEGKGMLREMRAKGGIK; from the coding sequence ATGAAAAACATTGTAAACGAAAAAATGAAAATTGATTCTATGAAACATGTAACAAAAAAAATGAACTTAGCGATAATGGAAGATCCGGAATATTTTTATGTTCCTTTATCCCAACATATAGGACAGATTTCATCTGAAATTGTTAAAAAAGGCGATTATGTAAAACAATATCAAAAAATAGGAGAAATACAGGGAAATGTTTCAGCTGCAGTTCATTCGCCGATTTCGGGAGTTGTAGAAGAAATTATTGAAAATCCTGTAGTAAACGGTAACAAAGTAAAAACTGTAAAAATAAGAAATGATTTTAAATATAATTCAGAAAATATGGAAAAAAGGGCGATGGAAAGTCTTTCCGAATATACGAAAAGAGAAATACTGGACGTCATAAAAGAAAGCGGAATAGTAGGAGAAGGGGGAGCACAGTTTCCCACTTATGTAAAGTACGACATAGGAGATAAAGTTGTAGATACTTTTATTTTAAACGGGTCCGAGTGTGAACCTTATTTAACAGCAGATTACACAATAATGAACGAATGGACGGAACAGTTTTTTGACGGAATAAAAATTGTCGAAAAATTACTTAATCCTAAAAAAACAGTAATCGGAATAGAAGAGGAAAATCGTGAACTCGTTGAAAGATTTTCCGAAGTTTCCCGAAAGAAAAATATGACAAATATTGAAATTTGTGTACTGCCCACGGCATATCCCCAAGGAAGTGAACTGCAGCTTATAAAAACAATAACGGGAAAAGAAATAAAAAAAGGAAATCTACCTGTAAATTATGGAGTTGTAGTAAGTAATGTAGGGACTGTAAAATCTGTATATGATGCCTTTATTGAAGGAAAACCTTTAATTGAAAGAGTAGTTACAATATCAGGCGAAAAGACTGAAGAAAAAGGAAACTATCTTATTAAAACAGGAACGCCTTTAGGTCATATTATAGAAAAAATAAATCCTGAAAAAGATGCAAAAATAATCTTCGGGGGACCTATGATGGGAGAAGAAGTAAAGGATATGAATGTTCCTGTTATAAAGGGTACATCGGGAATACTTTTTCTATCGGGGAATATTGATAATATCGAAAGAAATAACTGTATTTCATGCGGATACTGTGTGGATGCGTGTCCTATGGGGCTTATGCCTATGAAATTTGAAGAAATATACAGAAAAGGAAAATATAAAAAACTGGTAAAACTGAATCTTGATATGTGTATTGAATGCGGGGCGTGTGAATATTCCTGTCCGTCAAGAGTTCCTCTTATAAAAAGTATAAAAGAAGGTAAAGGAATGTTAAGAGAAATGAGAGCCAAAGGGGGAATAAAATAA
- a CDS encoding RnfABCDGE type electron transport complex subunit D — MEKVLNLKTYTPHIRVNDSVTKVMSDVVLALLPSIVVSYIVYGITPILVILTSVMSALLSEWIFSAVFFKKHNSVNDVSGIVTGILLGLTLAPFTPLYVVAFGASMAVIFGKLIYGGLGRNVFNPALVGREFMTVFFPTVMSSGAIWFNESALKISEIKIFKYFGDTPLFNYLDKTILNSSGAIGEFSIFFLVIGGIYLLMKDRISWHIPVSMFVVIFSGLYLMSVIGVDVNHSIGGLMLGGIFMATDMPSSPSNNAGKIYYGAMIGIAVIICWSQNIKFEYLSYSILTLNAFAEPVNYIFRPKVFGGNGVLGGRILKGTGLTLIIVFTVFLLTVLHNAGFIPYLLFIYIFYTVIKLILSKEIK, encoded by the coding sequence ATGGAAAAAGTATTGAATTTAAAGACATACACCCCTCATATAAGAGTAAACGACAGTGTTACAAAAGTAATGTCCGATGTTGTTCTGGCACTGCTTCCGTCAATAGTTGTTTCGTACATTGTATACGGGATAACACCGATTCTTGTGATTTTAACTTCTGTAATGAGTGCTTTACTTTCCGAATGGATATTTTCTGCAGTATTTTTTAAAAAACATAATTCAGTAAATGATGTTTCAGGAATTGTAACGGGAATACTTTTAGGGCTTACACTTGCTCCTTTTACTCCGCTTTATGTAGTGGCTTTCGGAGCTTCTATGGCAGTCATATTCGGAAAGCTTATATACGGAGGATTGGGAAGAAATGTTTTTAATCCTGCATTGGTAGGAAGAGAATTTATGACAGTATTTTTTCCCACTGTGATGTCGTCGGGAGCTATATGGTTTAACGAATCGGCACTGAAAATTTCGGAAATAAAGATTTTTAAATATTTTGGAGATACTCCTTTATTTAATTACCTTGATAAAACAATATTAAATTCTTCGGGTGCAATAGGAGAGTTTTCGATATTTTTCCTTGTAATCGGAGGAATATATCTGCTTATGAAAGACAGAATATCGTGGCATATACCTGTTTCAATGTTTGTTGTTATATTTTCGGGATTATATTTAATGAGTGTAATCGGGGTAGATGTAAATCACTCTATAGGAGGACTTATGCTCGGAGGAATATTCATGGCAACGGATATGCCGTCAAGTCCTTCAAACAACGCAGGTAAAATATATTACGGAGCAATGATTGGAATAGCAGTTATTATATGCTGGTCGCAAAATATAAAATTTGAATATCTGTCGTATTCCATATTGACATTAAACGCATTTGCAGAGCCTGTAAATTACATATTCAGACCGAAAGTGTTCGGCGGAAACGGTGTGCTTGGAGGAAGGATTCTGAAAGGTACAGGTCTTACTTTAATCATCGTATTTACAGTATTTTTATTGACTGTGCTTCATAATGCAGGCTTCATTCCGTATCTGCTTTTTATTTACATTTTTTATACTGTAATAAAATTAATATTGTCAAAAGAGATAAAATAG
- a CDS encoding polysaccharide deacetylase family protein, with amino-acid sequence MFKSKSLVCMMYHNVFLEKTEGIICKDEFEKHMSYVKDKKSFKMEEVEKLNFRLPENSMLVTFDDGYKNTYTVAYPILKKYNIKATIFLNTKYINNDDAYLTWDEIREMYNSGLVDFQMHTHSHCPVIRKLQVKGFFDENVNEFVRRESLSIYKNGLIGKEREKEIYFKDFDFEGLPIFKVRSQIAIKGMKLKEGFIEKYREIEKNKEFQNMSVNERKKYLNNIFSKRKNEFFEEYTQEEFDKRVEFEIKENKKQIEEKLDKKVSFLAYPWGHRYTGDIKKLEDLGVKNFVLTTETVNNRNMNNKKICRINGDDFKEYDKFLKEMKLSENYYLALLVSKFR; translated from the coding sequence ATGTTCAAAAGTAAATCTCTCGTTTGTATGATGTACCATAATGTGTTTTTGGAGAAAACAGAGGGAATTATATGCAAAGATGAATTTGAAAAACATATGAGTTATGTAAAAGACAAAAAGTCTTTTAAAATGGAAGAAGTGGAAAAACTGAATTTTAGGTTACCTGAAAATTCAATGCTTGTAACTTTTGATGACGGATATAAAAATACTTATACTGTTGCATATCCGATACTTAAAAAATACAATATAAAAGCAACAATTTTTCTGAATACGAAATACATAAATAATGACGATGCTTATTTAACATGGGATGAAATAAGGGAGATGTATAACAGCGGTCTGGTAGATTTTCAGATGCATACTCATTCTCATTGTCCTGTTATAAGAAAACTTCAGGTAAAAGGTTTTTTTGATGAAAATGTAAATGAATTTGTGCGAAGGGAAAGCCTTTCTATTTATAAAAACGGTTTAATCGGAAAAGAAAGAGAAAAAGAGATATATTTTAAAGACTTTGATTTTGAAGGATTACCTATATTCAAGGTGAGAAGCCAGATAGCTATAAAAGGAATGAAATTAAAAGAAGGATTTATAGAAAAATACAGAGAAATAGAGAAAAATAAAGAGTTTCAGAATATGTCTGTGAATGAAAGAAAAAAATATTTGAATAATATATTTTCCAAGAGAAAAAATGAGTTTTTTGAAGAATATACTCAGGAAGAATTTGATAAAAGAGTGGAATTTGAAATAAAAGAAAATAAAAAACAGATTGAAGAAAAACTGGATAAAAAAGTCAGTTTTTTAGCTTATCCATGGGGACATAGATATACAGGAGACATAAAAAAACTGGAAGATTTGGGAGTAAAAAACTTTGTTTTGACAACGGAAACTGTCAATAACAGAAATATGAATAATAAAAAGATTTGCAGAATTAACGGAGATGACTTTAAGGAATATGACAAATTTTTAAAAGAAATGAAGTTGTCTGAAAATTACTATTTGGCTTTACTCGTAAGTAAATTCAGATAA